From a region of the Primulina eburnea isolate SZY01 chromosome 7, ASM2296580v1, whole genome shotgun sequence genome:
- the LOC140836253 gene encoding galactinol--sucrose galactosyltransferase-like codes for MAASLSKGASKPAFLVDGSFTHSSITIDEKSNFTVNDHVFLSQVPPNITVTPSPYTAGETTPGCFVGFDSKEPRSHHVVSIGKLKGIKFMSIFRFKVWWTTHWTGSKGSHLEHETQILMLDRSPDGARPYVLFLPLIETPFRASLQPGPEDYVDLCVETGSTKVAGSSFRTSLYMHAGDDPFTLVKDAIKVARTHLGTFKLLEEKTPPGIVDKFGWCTWDAFYLTVHPQGVLEGVKGLVDGGCPPGLVLIDDGWQSICHDEDPISSEGMNRTSAGEQMPCRLIQYPENYKFRDYKSQDKSVQGPNSGMGAFIRDLKHKFTTVDYVYVWHALCGYWGGIRPNISGMPEAKVINPVLTPGLKMTMEDLAVDKIVNNGVGMVPPEIVDQMYEGLHSHLESVGIDGVKIDVIHLLEMLCEDYGGRVELAKAYYGALSSSVRKHFKGNGVIASMEHCNDFMFLGTQAISLGRVGDDFWCTDPSGDPNGTFWLQGCHMVHCAYNSLWMGNFIHPDWDMFQSTHPCAEFHAASRAISGGPIYVSDSVGKHNFDLLKTMTLPDGTILRCDYYALPTRDCLFEDPLHNGKTMLKIWNLNKFTGVVGLFNCQGGGWCRETRRNKCASEYSKVVSSVTGPSDIEWKQGTNPIPVEGVQTFAMYLFRDKKLVLAKPSDTVAISLGPFNFELITVSPVKYLAKKTIQFAPIGLVNMLNTGGAVQSLVLDENAKYVKIGVKGAGEMRVFASGSPVACKLNGENAAFGYEDKIVIVQVPWNAPSGLSLIEYHF; via the exons ATGGCTGCAAGTTTGAGCAAAGGTGCTTCCAAACCCGCATTTCTTGTGGATGGATCCTTCACTCACTCATCAATAACGATAGATGAAAAATCGAATTTCACTGTCAATGATCATGTCTTCCTTTCTCAGGTCCCACCCAATATCACCGTCACCCCCTCACCCTACACCGCCGGGGAGACCACCCCAGGATGCTTCGTGGGTTTCGACAGCAAAGAACCCCGTAGCCACCACGTCGTTTCCATCGGCAAGCTCAAAGGAATCAAATTCATGTCCATTTTCCGCTTCAAGGTCTGGTGGACCACTCACTGGACCGGCTCTAAAGGCTCCCATCTGGAGCACGAAACCCAAATTCTCATGCTTGACAGATCACCCGACGGCGCAAGACCCTACGTCCTGTTTCTTCCACTCATCGAGACCCCTTTTCGGGCTTCTCTCCAGCCCGGACCCGAAGACTACGTGGACTTATGCGTGGAAACCGGGTCGACGAAAGTTGCTGGTTCCTCATTCCGGACCTCGCTCTACATGCACGCAGGAGACGATCCCTTTACCCTCGTAAAAGACGCCATCAAAGTGGCGCGTACGCATTTGGGAACCTTCAAACTTCTAGAGGAGAAAACGCCACCAGGAATTGTGGACAAATTCGGGTGGTGCACGTGGGATGCCTTCTACTTAACCGTCCACCCTCAGGGTGTTTTGGAAGGTGTCAAGGGCTTAGTCGACGGCGGATGTCCGCCAGGTCTGGTGCTGATCGACGACGGCTGGCAGTCCATCTGCCACGACGAGGATCCGATCAGCTCCGAAGGAATGAATCGCACCTCCGCCGGCGAGCAAATGCCATGCAGACTCATCCAATACCCTGAAAACTACAAGTTCAGAGACTACAAGAGCCAAGATAAATCTGTGCAGGGCCCGAATTCCGGCATGGGGGCCTTTATCAGGGACCTGAAGCACAAGTTCACGACCGTGGATTATGTGTATGTTTGGCATGCCTTGTGCGGGTACTGGGGTGGGATCCGGCCAAATATTTCTGGCATGCCCGAGGCAAAGGTGATTAATCCGGTGCTGACACCGGGTCTGAAAATGACGATGGAAGATTTAGCAGTTGACAAGATCGTAAACAATGGAGTCGGGATGGTCCCACCGGAGATTGTTGATCAGATGTATGAAGGGTTACACTCGCATCTGGAGTCTGTTGGGATTGATGGAGTCAAAATCGATGTGATTCAt TTGCTGGAGATGTTATGCGaggactatggtgggagagtggaGCTAGCTAAGGCGTATTATGGGGCTTTGTCCTCTTCCGTAAGGAAACACTTTAAGGGGAATGGTGTAATTGCTAGCATGGAGCACTGCAATGACTTCATGTTTCTCGGCACACAGGCCATATCCCTAGGCCGTGTCG GAGATGACTTTTGGTGCACGGATCCATCGGGCGATCCAAACGGCACCTTCTGGCTCCAGGGCTGCCACATGGTGCACTGTGCTTACAATAGCCTGTGGATGGGCAATTTCATCCACCCCGACTGGGACATGTTCCAGTCCACTCATCCATGCGCGGAGTTCCATGCCGCATCCCGTGCTATTTCCGGCGGACCCATCTATGTGAGCGATTCGGTTGGCAAGCACAATTTCGACCTGCTCAAGACCATGACCTTGCCCGATGGCACCATCCTGCGATGCGACTACTACGCACTCCCCACTCGTGATTGCCTGTTTGAAGATCCGCTTCATAACGGCAAGACCATGTTAAAAATTTGGAACCTAAACAAG TTCACGGGAGTTGTGGGGCTGTTCAATTGCCAAGGCGGAGGATGGTGCAGGGAAACGAGGCGCAACAAATGTGCTTCCGAATACTCCAAAGTCGTCTCCTCGGTCACAGGCCCAAGCGACATCGAATGGAAACAGGGCACGAATCCAATTCCTGTTGAAGGAGTCCAAACATTCGCCATGTACTTGTTCCGCGACAAGAAGCTCGTCCTAGCCAAGCCATCCGACACCGTAGCCATATCGCTCGGACCCTTCAATTTCGAGCTCATCACAGTGTCTCCTGTCAAGTATTTGGCCAAGAAGACTATCCAATTCGCTCCCATCGGGCTAGTAAACATGCTGAACACGGGTGGCGCGGTCCAGTCATTGGTGTTGGACGAGAATGCGAAATATGTCAAAATCGGAGTGAAAGGGGCGGGAGAAATGAGGGTGTTCGCTTCGGGGAGTCCCGTGGCTTGCAAGCTTAACGGTGAGAATGCGGCGTTTGGGTACGAAGATAAGATTGTTATTGTTCAAGTCCCTTGGAATGCTCCTTCCGGACTGTCTCTCATTGAATACCACTTTTGA
- the LOC140836254 gene encoding universal stress protein A-like protein, with protein MNMAPESSEPTRILVAVNQSTLKGYPHASISSKGAFEWTLHKIIRSNTCGFKLLILHVQVPDEDGFDGVDSIYASPEDFRSLRQRDKNNGLQLLHYFVKQCHEIGVACEAWIKTGDAKDVICHEVKRLQPDLLVVGNRGLGPFQKVFVGTVSGFVTKHADCPVISIKRSADQTPQDPAED; from the exons ATGAATATGGCGCCGGAGAGCAGTGAGCCAACTCGGATATTGGTGGCGGTTAACCAGTCAACTCTCAAAGGTTACCCGCACGCATCCATCAGCTCCAAAGGAGCATTCGAATGGACTCTCCACAAAATCATTCGCTCCAATACTTGTGGTTTTAAACTCCTTATTCTTCATGTTCAAGTTCCTGACGAAGATG GTTTTGATGGTGTGGATAGTATATATGCCTCTCCTGAAGATTTCAGAAGTTTGAGGCAGAGGGACAAGAATAATGGACTTCAACTACTGCATTACTTTGTGAAACAATGCCATGAGATTGGG GTTGCCTGTGAAGCATGGATTAAGACAGGTGATGCTAAGGACGTCATCTGCCATGAGGTGAAACGTCTCCAGCCAGATTTGCTAGTGGTTGGAAACAGGGGTCTTGGTCCTTTTCAGAA GGTTTTTGTGGGAACTGTGAGCGGATTTGTCACAAAACATGCCGATTGCCCTGTCATTTCAATTAAGCGTAGTGCAGATCAGACTCCTCAAGATCCTGCTGAGGATTGA
- the LOC140836255 gene encoding PWWP domain-containing protein 3-like → MATLEDVVAATQFLAKESETQVAASGPDGRVRVSDVEKVDGSASATVKNFNSISNGVTSVSVNGPSDGVFGGKSTDSEPLNESGEKDLIGDVIDEKLEDPGHDFRVGDFVWGKIRSHPWWPGQVHDPRDASEFAEKHSQEGCLLVAFFGDGSCSWCAPSQLIPFVENFEEMSKSSTSKSFLNAIKMALDEICRLVESEMSCKCISEEINVGLARPVVSNFGVKTGVLMPEFNFHPLFLGEYEPIELFAKLKNFAEDVSFTSSIDLAVLTSWMSAFFRFNCGYPLSQYHGAFSIEGLDDEGENVAVVMNDITVRNEVPVKGPHSDDEIYRRRKQKSVAALLGEDTDVNPKSREIVQEGVDLVRSRSSKKRRRSINGVGEGVGKMKSSIGKSSGRKKVQVSVSSQLASEEDVNAEKSSVKGTDHVDKGPSSRKRKKIQVTSGEAKEESEGVTTPRERKKSRYLSPPYTNMGRRAGNTSSKREAEIESYKITKIARVGERMEKAAENLLVSPPLAKMVDEASEKELPDENPERHDTFDNTSHCTKNDTLTNTISDGNSPSHCTENYKLMCSVSDVKSPIDVILSEIRLSALCPLQFSEGGSLDIIRGFVSALRSSTYIEGSNYNIYRNCKKGKQKGEESLPAQLTDRGGDLTQKKVKSSGPKPCKAMILKTEGTSGKSVSKKADETYGEKTSAVNVEGIDATRLILTFSPEYRLPSKKDILKIFSKYGSLNRKETNISSDTHSFQIVYTKDSDAEAAFKSSLIQSPFGKNVNYRLQCSSTRLKSRGSQGRVSSPHEQISKELDSSQPPDDLMAEVGHMKQKFEIMTAILENYHLKFSPEEKSSLKDEMKPLMEMVETASEKVRIMAEGTKG, encoded by the coding sequence ATGGCAACTCTGGAAGATGTTGTCGCAGCGACACAATTCCTTGCTAAGGAATCTGAAACCCAAGTGGCGGCCTCGGGTCCTGACGGTCGGGTTAGGGTTTCTGATGTAGAGAAAGTTGATGGGTCAGCTTCTGCTACTGTGAAGAATTTTAACAGTATATCTAATGGTGTTACTAGTGTTTCCGTTAATGGGCCTTCTGATGGTGTTTTTGGTGGAAAGAGTACTGATAGTGAGCCGCTGAATGAAAGCGGGGAAAAGGATTTGATAGGAGATGTGATTGATGAAAAGCTGGAGGATCCAGGCCATGATTTTCGAGTCGGGGATTTTGTTTGGGGCAAAATTAGGAGTCATCCGTGGTGGCCAGGACAGGTTCATGATCCCAGAGATGCTTCAGAATTTGCAGAGAAACATAGCCAGGAGGGTTGTCTCTTGGTGGCATTTTTTGGGGACGGTTCTTGTTCTTGGTGCGCACCATCACAGTTGATACCTTTTGTGGAGAATTTTGAGGAGATGTCAAAAAGTAGTACTTCTAAGAGCTTTTTGAATGCTATAAAGATGGCTTTGGATGAGATTTGTAGGCTTGTGGAGTCTGAGATGAGTTGTAAATGTATATCAGAGGAGATAAATGTTGGACTTGCTAGGCCCGTAGTGTCCAATTTTGGTGTGAAGACTGGAGTTCTTATGCCAGAGTTTAATTTTCATCCTCTTTTTCTTGGCGAATATGAACCCATTGAGTTGTTTGCAAAATTGAAGAACTTTGCGGAGGACGTTTCTTTCACTAGTTCGATTGATCTTGCGGTCTTGACAAGCTGGATGTCTGCCTTTTTTCGGTTTAATTGTGGTTATCCATTGTCTCAGTATCACGGGGCCTTTAGTATTGAAGGTCTGGACGATGAGGGTGAGAATGTGGCTGTGGTTATGAATGATATTACTGTTCGTAATGAAGTCCCTGTAAAGGGCCCTCATTCTGATGATGAGATTTATCGTAGAAGGAAGCAGAAAAGTGTTGCTGCGCTTTTGGGAGAAGATACAGATGTGAATCCAAAAAGCCGAGAAATTGTTCAAGAGGGAGTCGATTTGGTGAGATCCAGGTCTTCCAAAAAGCGGAGAAGGAGCATTAATGGAGTAGGAGAAGGTGTGGGCAAAATGAAATCTTCTATAGGGAAATCGAGTGGGAGGAAAAAGGTTCAAGTTTCTGTGTCCAGTCAACTGGCAAGTGAAGAGGATGTCAATGCAGAAAAGAGTAGTGTTAAAGGAACGGATCATGTAGATAAAGGTCCTTCGTCAAGGAAACGAAAGAAAATACAAGTTACTTCTGGTGAAGCTAAAGAGGAATCAGAAGGGGTTACTACACCTAGGGAAAGAAAGAAGAGTAGGTACTTATCTCCACCTTATACGAATATGGGGCGGAGGGCTGGTAATACAAGCTCGAAAAGGGAGGCAGAAATTGAATCCTATAAAATTACCAAGATAGCTCGGGTGGGGGAGCGTATGGAGAAAGCTGCAGAAAACCTTTTGGTATCTCCACCTTTAGCCAAGATGGTTGATGAGGCATCGGAGAAAGAACTGCCTGACGAAAATCCAGAAAGGCATGACACGTTCGATAACACGAGTCACTGCACCAAAAATGATACGTTGACGAATACCATATCTGATGGCAACTCCCCTAGTCACTGCACTGAGAACTATAAGTTGATGTGTTCTGTATCTGATGTTAAATCCCCTATTGATGTAATATTATCAGAGATTCGGTTAAGTGCTCTTTGTCCTCTTCAATTTAGTGAGGGAGGTTCCCTTGATATCATCCGGGGCTTTGTTTCTGCACTCAGAAGCTCAACCTATATTGAAGGATCAAACTACAATATATATCGAAATTGCAAGAAAGGGAAACAGAAAGGGGAAGAATCACTGCCCGCCCAATTGACAGATCGTGGAGGCGATCTGACCCAGAAAAAAGTCAAGTCATCTGGCCCAAAACCTTGCAAAGCCATGATATTGAAGACTGAAGGAACTTCAGGTAAGTCCGTGTCCAAGAAAGCTGATGAGACTTATGGTGAAAAAACCAGTGCGGTGAACGTAGAGGGAATTGATGCAACACGGCTTATTTTGACATTCAGCCCCGAGTATCGGTTACCTTCAAAGAAAGACATTTTAAAGATTTTTAGTAAGTACGGGAGCCTGAATAGAAAGGAAACAAACATATCCTCAGATACTCACTCATTTCAGATTGTTTACACTAAAGATTCAGATGCAGAAGCAGCCTTCAAATCATCTTTAATCCAGAGCCCCTTCGGTAAAAATGTTAATTACAGGCTGCAATGCTCTTCAACTCGGCTAAAGTCTCGTGGATCTCAGGGAAGAGTTTCATCTCCCCATGAACAGATTTCCAAAGAGCTTGACTCTTCTCAGCCACCGGATGACTTGATGGCAGAAGTCGGTCACATGAAGCAAAAGTTCGAGATAATGACGGCAATTCTTGAAAACTATCATCTCAAATTCTCGCCAGAGGAGAAGTCTAGCTTGAAAGATGAGATGAAACCCCTCATGGAGATGGTTGAAACAGCGAGTGAGAAGGTGAGAATCATGGCTGAGGGAACCAAAGGTTGA
- the LOC140836257 gene encoding monodehydroascorbate reductase 4, peroxisomal isoform X2 codes for MIKIISMQEMKAPARLPSFHCCVGTNGEKLVPKWYKEHGIELILGTRVKSADVRRKTLLIATGETISYKYLIVATGARALKIEEFGVNGSDAANVCYLRDLADADRLVDVIQSRGSGNAVVIGGGYIGMECAASLVINNFKVTMVFPEAHCMARLFTPKIASYYEDFYQSKGVKFVKGNVLTSFDFDISGKVTAVNLKDGSKFPAEIVVIGIGIRPNTSLFEGQLTMDKGGIKVNGKMQSSNSSVYAMGDVASFPVKIFGETRRLEHVDSARKAAKHAVAAIMEPEKTGEFDYLPFFYSRIFTLSWQFYGDNAGEAVYFGDFSGNVFGAYWINKGLLVGSFLEGGTKEQYEAIAEATKLKPMVEDLGELEKQGLGFAMAVGQNIPPSLPNGDGGRSGDGVCDVMMEKPLFTWHATAGVIVAASIAVFAYWYGKKRRRW; via the exons atgataaaaatcatatcaatgCAAGAAATGAAAG CTCCTGCACGTCTCCCTTCATTTCACTGTTGTGTGGGTACCAATGGTGAAAAATTGGTTCCGAAATGGTACAAGGAACACG gtattgaattgattcTTGGAACTCGAGTTAAGTCTGCTGATGTGAGGCGTAAGACATTGCTAATTGCAACAGGAGAAACCATAAGTTACAAATATCTAATTGTTGCAACAGGTGCTCGG GCTTTGAAGATCGAAGAGTTTGGTGTTAATGGATCCGATGCTGCTAATGTGTGTTATTTACGAGATTTGGCTGATGCTGATAGACTCGTTGATGTGATTCAATCTCGTGGTAGTGGAAATGCTGTTGTTATTGGCGGCGGCTACATAGGAATGGAATGCGCTGCATCTCTGGTGATAAACAATTTTAAAGTGACTATGGTTTTcccagaagcacattgta TGGCACGTTTGTTTACCCCCAAAATCGCAAGTTACTATGAAGACTTCTACCAGTCAAAAGGAGTGAAATTTGTGAAAGGAAATGTGCTGACATCATTTGATTTCGACATCAGTGGGAAG GTCACTGCTGTTAATCTTAAAGATGGGAGCAAATTTCCAGCAGAAATTGTTGTGATCGGTATTGGAATTCGTCCGAACACAAGTCTTTTCGAGGGTCAGCTAACAATGGACAAGGGTGGAATCAAAGTGAATGGGAAAATGCAATCAAGCAATAGCTCGGTCTATGCTATGGGAGACGTTGCATCTTTTCCAGTCAAAATTTTTGGAGAAACACGCAGACTCGAACACGTAGACTCTGCAAGAAAGGCTGCTAAGCATGCAGTTGCTGCAATCATGGAACCTGAAAAGACTGGAGAATTCGACTACCTACCATTCTTTTATTCCCGAATCTTCACATTGTCTTGGCAGTTTTATGGAGACAATGCAGGGGAAGCAGTGTATTTTGGCGATTTTTCAGGAAATGTTTTTGGGGCGTACTGGATAAACAAAGGGCTTCTTGTTGGGTCATTTCTCGAGGGTGGAACTAAAGAACAGTACGAGGCAATAGCTGAAGCCACTAAGCTAAAACCGATGGTGGAAGACTTGGGGGAGCTTGAGAAACAGGGTTTGGGGTTTGCTATGGCCGTCGGACAAAATATTCCACCTTCTTTGCCGAATGGTGATGGCGGCAGGAGTGGCGATGGAGTATGTGATGTGATGATGGAGAAACCGTTATTCACTTGGCATGCAACTGCTGGAGTTATTGTGGCAGCATCAATAGCAGTGTTTGCATATTGGTATGGTAAAAAGCGCAGAAGGTGGTGA
- the LOC140836257 gene encoding monodehydroascorbate reductase 4, peroxisomal isoform X1, whose product MGRAYVYVIVGGGVSAGYAANEFVRRGISHGELCIISEEPVAPYERPALSKGYLLPEAPARLPSFHCCVGTNGEKLVPKWYKEHGIELILGTRVKSADVRRKTLLIATGETISYKYLIVATGARALKIEEFGVNGSDAANVCYLRDLADADRLVDVIQSRGSGNAVVIGGGYIGMECAASLVINNFKVTMVFPEAHCMARLFTPKIASYYEDFYQSKGVKFVKGNVLTSFDFDISGKVTAVNLKDGSKFPAEIVVIGIGIRPNTSLFEGQLTMDKGGIKVNGKMQSSNSSVYAMGDVASFPVKIFGETRRLEHVDSARKAAKHAVAAIMEPEKTGEFDYLPFFYSRIFTLSWQFYGDNAGEAVYFGDFSGNVFGAYWINKGLLVGSFLEGGTKEQYEAIAEATKLKPMVEDLGELEKQGLGFAMAVGQNIPPSLPNGDGGRSGDGVCDVMMEKPLFTWHATAGVIVAASIAVFAYWYGKKRRRW is encoded by the exons ATGGGGAGAGCGTATGTGTACGTGATCGTGGGAGGAGGGGTATCAGCTGGCTACGCCGCCAATGAATTTGTCAGGAGAGGGATCTCTCATGGTGAACTCTGCATCATCTCTGAAGAGCCG GTTGCACCGTATGAAAGGCCTGCATTGAGCAAAGGATATTTACTTCCAGAAG CTCCTGCACGTCTCCCTTCATTTCACTGTTGTGTGGGTACCAATGGTGAAAAATTGGTTCCGAAATGGTACAAGGAACACG gtattgaattgattcTTGGAACTCGAGTTAAGTCTGCTGATGTGAGGCGTAAGACATTGCTAATTGCAACAGGAGAAACCATAAGTTACAAATATCTAATTGTTGCAACAGGTGCTCGG GCTTTGAAGATCGAAGAGTTTGGTGTTAATGGATCCGATGCTGCTAATGTGTGTTATTTACGAGATTTGGCTGATGCTGATAGACTCGTTGATGTGATTCAATCTCGTGGTAGTGGAAATGCTGTTGTTATTGGCGGCGGCTACATAGGAATGGAATGCGCTGCATCTCTGGTGATAAACAATTTTAAAGTGACTATGGTTTTcccagaagcacattgta TGGCACGTTTGTTTACCCCCAAAATCGCAAGTTACTATGAAGACTTCTACCAGTCAAAAGGAGTGAAATTTGTGAAAGGAAATGTGCTGACATCATTTGATTTCGACATCAGTGGGAAG GTCACTGCTGTTAATCTTAAAGATGGGAGCAAATTTCCAGCAGAAATTGTTGTGATCGGTATTGGAATTCGTCCGAACACAAGTCTTTTCGAGGGTCAGCTAACAATGGACAAGGGTGGAATCAAAGTGAATGGGAAAATGCAATCAAGCAATAGCTCGGTCTATGCTATGGGAGACGTTGCATCTTTTCCAGTCAAAATTTTTGGAGAAACACGCAGACTCGAACACGTAGACTCTGCAAGAAAGGCTGCTAAGCATGCAGTTGCTGCAATCATGGAACCTGAAAAGACTGGAGAATTCGACTACCTACCATTCTTTTATTCCCGAATCTTCACATTGTCTTGGCAGTTTTATGGAGACAATGCAGGGGAAGCAGTGTATTTTGGCGATTTTTCAGGAAATGTTTTTGGGGCGTACTGGATAAACAAAGGGCTTCTTGTTGGGTCATTTCTCGAGGGTGGAACTAAAGAACAGTACGAGGCAATAGCTGAAGCCACTAAGCTAAAACCGATGGTGGAAGACTTGGGGGAGCTTGAGAAACAGGGTTTGGGGTTTGCTATGGCCGTCGGACAAAATATTCCACCTTCTTTGCCGAATGGTGATGGCGGCAGGAGTGGCGATGGAGTATGTGATGTGATGATGGAGAAACCGTTATTCACTTGGCATGCAACTGCTGGAGTTATTGTGGCAGCATCAATAGCAGTGTTTGCATATTGGTATGGTAAAAAGCGCAGAAGGTGGTGA